From a single Brassica napus cultivar Da-Ae chromosome C9, Da-Ae, whole genome shotgun sequence genomic region:
- the LOC106347053 gene encoding F-box/LRR-repeat protein 10 — protein MATTAVLDVDGFDEERSLDMLPAALLETIMTKLDVASLCSLASTCKTLKSCVSRVLTFTPNFHLFNVSLSMETVRPLLFPNQQLSSLKLDCGRLGNSAIDVLARPSLREISLHNCRDFSGDLISEIGRKCKDLRLLCLGSVAEKVGRTVTRGALEDLLNGCSHLEVLALMFDLSLYLRPDDGRIFGLASDKLTHLELGHISSRMMTQLLTSTGQDSVRALRNVQQLRLSVDCITDAVVKAISNSLTSLIDLDLRDAPLEDPRQLSDLTDFGLQEINRNGKLKRLSLIRSQEFHSAYFRRVSDQGMLFLAGKCLGMESICLGGFCRVTDAGFKTILHSCASLSKFSVYHGPKLTDLVFHDVLATALSLSHVSLRRCHLLTDHAVQKLVWNLKLENLDLRGCRNIRDEALQAISHLRKLKVLLLDGTDVSDTGLSYLREGVWDSLVSLSVRGCRNLTDKFMTTLFDGPSKLALRELDVSNLPNLTDAAVFALAKSGAPITKLQLRECRLIGDPSVMALASTRVYEDECPGSSLGLLDLYDCGGITQLSFKWLKKPFFPRLKWLGITGSVNRDIVDALARRRPHLKVSCRGEELGIDGEDDWDSADIQQHMEAEEDELEQWILGDEGDVEMEDAEEESDDEGSEEEEED, from the exons ATGGCTACCACCGCCGTCCTCGATGTTGACGGTTTCGATGAAGAGAGAAGCCTCGATATGTTACCAGCGGCTCTCCTGGAGACAATCATGACGAAGCTCGACGTGGCCTCTCTCTGCTCGTTGGCCTCCACTTGCAAAACGCTCAAAAGCTGCGTCTCTCGTGTCCTCACTTTCACTCCCAACTTCCACCTCTTC aatgTTTCACTGTCAATGGAAACGGTTAGACCGTTGTTGTTTCCGAATCAGCAACTCTCTAGCCTTAAGCTTGACTGTGGACGCCTTGGGAACTCAGCCATTGACGTGCTGGCACGTCCTTCCCTTAGGGAGATCTCTCTTCACAACTGCCGCGATTTCAGTGGAGATCTCATCTCTGAGATCGGAAGGAAATGCAAGGATCTAAg GCTCCTCTGTTTGGGCTCTGTAGCAGAGAAAGTTGGTCGAACCGTTACTCGTGGTGCTCTAGAAGATTTGCTGAACGGTTGCTCTCATTTAGAG GTCTTAGCACTCATGTTTGACCTCTCATTATACTTGCGTCCTGATGACGGCCGCATTTTCGGATTGGCCTCTGATAAACTCACCCATCTTGAGCTTGGACACATCTCCTCAAGGATGATGACTCAGCTACTCACATCAACTGGGCAAGACAGCGTCCGCGCGCTCCGAAACGTCCAGCAGCTGCGCCTCTCTGTTGATTGTATCACCGATGCTGTGGTTAAGGCAATATCTAATTCTCTCACGTCGTTGATTGATCTGGACCTGAGAGACGCGCCTCTCGAGGATCCGAGGCAACTGTCAGACCTCACGGACTTCGGGCTCCAGGAGATCAACCGGAACGGCAAGCTGAAGCGCCTCTCTCTGATCCGCAGCCAGGAGTTTCACTCTGCTTACTTCCGTCGAGTTAGCGACCAAGGGATGCTGTTTCTTGCTGGCAAATGCTTGGGGATGGAGAGCATTTGTCTCGGCGGGTTCTGTCGGGTGACGGACGCTGGTTTCAAGACCATCCTCCACTCTTGCGCTAGCCTCTCCAAGTTCAGCGTATACCACGGACCTAAACTGACCGATCTTGTTTTCCACGACGTCTTAGCGACCGCTCTCTCGCTCAGCCACGTTAGCCTGAGGAGGTGCCATCTTCTGACGGATCACGCGGTTCAGAAGCTGGTGTGGAATCTGAAGCTGGAGAATCTTGATTTGAGAGGGTGCAGAAACATAAGGGATGAAGCCTTGCAAGCCATCTCGCATCTACGGAAACTGAAGGTTTTGCTTCTTGATGGCACTGATGTGAGTGACACGGGGCTTTCTTACCTTAGAGAAGGAGTTTGGGATTCTCTAGTGTCGCTATCCGTCAGAGGCTGCAGAAACTTAACTGACAAATTCATGACTACTCTGTTTGATGGACCCTCGAAACTAGCGCTCCGCGAGCTCGACGTGTCCAATCTTCCTAACCTGACAGATGCTGCCGTTTTCGCTCTAGCGAAATCCGGAGCTCCGATCACGAAGCTCCAGCTGAGAGAATGCAGACTCATAGGCGATCCCTCGGTCATGGCTCTTGCGTCTACACGGGTGTACGAAGACGAGTGTCCTGGGAGCAGCTTGGGTTTGTTGGATCTTTACGACTGTGGCGGCATAACTCAGCTCTCGTTCAAATGGCTGAAGAAACCGTTCTTCCCGAGGCTCAAATGGTTAGGGATCACTGGGAGTGTGAACAGAGATATTGTAGATGCTTTGGCGAGGAGACGACCGCATTTGAAGGTCTCTTGCCGCGGAGAAGAGCTTGGAATTGATGGGGAAGACGACTGGGACTCTGCTGATATACAACAACACATGGAAGCAGAGGAAGATGAGCTTGAACAGTGGATTCTTGGAGATGAAGGTGATGTTGAGATGGAGGATGCAGAAGAGGAGAGTGATGATGAaggaagtgaagaagaagaagaagactga